The proteins below are encoded in one region of Limnochorda pilosa:
- a CDS encoding VWA domain-containing protein: protein MGLLAPGWLALQLLAVPIILLHRRRAAPRPHLVGNLFIWRRVLVERPPRHQRLFASLLLVLQLAALSAAALALAQPVLLRPGGERQPIHVVLDGSASMMAPVPGGGDRFQAALEELAARSARFPEAAYTLLLAGGPHPRVVARDLDRAALLREARRLSPSFAPAAWEQAGSLLASLPGPPAPVWLAGDGQGGAIEIVRSALEPSGRDVGVSLLSAGEPLPNLAVTALSARPTGASLDRYAVLVEVSNASDQATRVQLSLALTSLAPGPPAEPRPVLSRELEVDARASRRLQEEISLPPDGLWVAEARIDPQDPFPLDDAAALVVLPPRPTLVYLVSARGEPWQRALRALPEVAVTWRQVLPSQPPEGYDLVIYDGLLPERLPSSASVLVPPAGAKAAEGAGAPRAAGGGAAPSGTLEGMGPATLFYGEPIPRPTSASWWQEDDPLFQFVDWSEVTLHGVHPLQARAGTTVLMDSPEGPLMLGLQDPPSLLLGFDPGQGRLASLPTFPVWVANLVRWANPQAWDRVAPALGLGEILPLPASGRLVTPGGAQVTAGPWQVTHPGVYRLVPGGTEAPSEQASWARATAPLPRGEADLTDVAPSTWVDPEPPATPGSGSLRQQTLAGGLTVVFGLLLLAELILWLQREATGGFSLGGWLRRHWPALVSRALALVLVAGAAAGAAHTVPSDLNELWVLLDRSDSVDRSLREEAWRWAGRLKAEAGERRLGVVLFGVQPALEHPPDDPARLPPTPRASVDASGTDLEAALRLAAARLHPPARLVVATDGHATRGDAGLLLERLRELGTPVDVVPLAREAPAEVAIDQLRVRPQTDPGAPYLVRVSLRAGQPTPARLVLRAAGVPVAERQVRVPAGSSAFDLTARAPDLPGVLPLEVTVEAPVDDRPENNRAEAAVRVGEPPRVVVVSGGDPVTAPLLRAQGLEPAVMRPEALPSDPSFWEALGALVLEDVPATALTQVQRRSVEHLVRDLGGGLLVVGGPQAFTSGGYQGTELERLLPVSLQLPQDLLVPRVAMVLVIDRSGSMGEHQGQRTKLDLAKQASLSLFDNLSTDDLLGILAFDTQATWVVPLNRVGSGGGVLQRLARISPSGGTNLGPALDEAITALEPVSAVVKHVLILSDGKSTPGPFLRRAREAAAASISLSTVAIGRDADRELLASLAQEGGGRHYYTDDVERLPEIFLREVRAVTAPQVLVGPHPVAVREREPFLSGAPSRFEPIERLNAASPRPEATLQLATEAGRPVLASWSYGLGRVAAFLSYPAPGWAGEWAHLPALWAQVARWLLPSPTGLHASSTLEVASGAGTLTVDLLDMEGGYVNFAPLEGTLQAPDGSTRPLELEQVAPGRYRAAFPASQPGAYLVTVRRTDQGPAAPVTTASAWVAAAPELELHTRPAPQLYELARETGGRVLNLDDDLDQVWEALAGAQTRRSLRLPLVLAGLALFLADLSLRLARIRRRQPAS, encoded by the coding sequence ATGGGCCTGCTGGCACCCGGTTGGCTGGCACTGCAGCTCCTCGCGGTCCCCATCATCCTCCTCCACCGCCGGCGCGCCGCGCCGCGCCCGCACCTGGTGGGGAACCTGTTCATCTGGCGGAGGGTCCTGGTGGAGCGGCCTCCGCGCCACCAGCGCCTCTTCGCTTCCCTCTTGCTGGTCCTCCAGCTGGCCGCCCTGAGCGCGGCCGCGCTGGCCCTTGCGCAGCCGGTACTCCTGCGCCCGGGAGGCGAGCGGCAGCCGATCCACGTGGTCCTGGACGGGTCGGCCAGCATGATGGCGCCCGTCCCTGGCGGAGGCGACCGTTTCCAGGCGGCTCTTGAGGAGCTGGCGGCCCGGTCGGCCCGGTTCCCCGAGGCCGCGTACACCCTGCTGCTGGCGGGCGGCCCTCACCCCCGGGTGGTGGCGCGCGACCTGGACCGGGCGGCGCTCCTCCGCGAGGCCCGCCGGCTCTCGCCGTCCTTCGCGCCCGCGGCTTGGGAGCAAGCGGGGAGCCTGCTCGCGTCGCTCCCCGGCCCGCCAGCGCCGGTCTGGTTGGCGGGCGACGGCCAGGGAGGGGCGATCGAGATCGTGCGCTCGGCCTTGGAGCCGTCCGGCCGCGATGTGGGGGTCTCGCTCCTCTCCGCCGGCGAGCCGTTGCCGAACTTGGCCGTCACCGCCCTCTCGGCCCGCCCCACGGGCGCCTCGCTGGACCGCTACGCGGTCCTGGTCGAGGTCTCCAATGCGTCGGACCAGGCGACGCGGGTACAACTCTCCCTCGCCCTCACCTCCCTGGCCCCCGGCCCGCCGGCTGAACCGCGTCCCGTGCTCAGCCGGGAGCTGGAGGTCGACGCGCGCGCCTCCCGCCGCCTGCAGGAGGAGATCTCCCTTCCACCCGACGGGCTGTGGGTGGCCGAGGCCCGCATCGACCCGCAGGATCCCTTCCCCCTGGACGATGCCGCCGCGCTGGTGGTGCTGCCGCCGCGCCCGACCCTGGTCTACCTGGTGTCGGCACGGGGTGAACCCTGGCAACGAGCCCTTCGGGCCCTTCCCGAGGTGGCGGTCACCTGGCGGCAGGTCCTCCCTTCGCAGCCCCCCGAGGGGTACGACCTGGTGATCTACGACGGGCTTCTGCCTGAGCGCCTCCCCTCCTCGGCCTCGGTGCTGGTCCCTCCGGCCGGGGCGAAGGCTGCCGAAGGCGCAGGGGCCCCACGCGCCGCCGGCGGAGGAGCCGCCCCCTCGGGGACCCTGGAGGGCATGGGACCCGCGACCCTCTTCTACGGCGAGCCGATCCCGCGCCCCACAAGCGCCTCCTGGTGGCAGGAGGACGATCCGCTCTTCCAGTTTGTGGACTGGTCCGAGGTGACGCTGCACGGCGTCCACCCCCTCCAGGCCCGAGCGGGGACCACGGTGCTCATGGACTCGCCCGAGGGCCCGCTCATGCTCGGCCTCCAGGACCCGCCCTCGCTCCTGCTGGGTTTCGACCCGGGCCAGGGCCGCCTGGCCTCGCTTCCCACCTTTCCCGTCTGGGTGGCCAACCTGGTGCGGTGGGCCAACCCGCAGGCCTGGGACCGGGTCGCCCCCGCCCTGGGGCTGGGGGAGATCCTCCCCCTCCCGGCCTCCGGTCGTCTGGTGACCCCGGGCGGGGCCCAGGTGACCGCGGGACCCTGGCAAGTAACCCATCCAGGCGTCTACCGCTTGGTCCCCGGAGGGACGGAAGCGCCCAGCGAGCAGGCTTCGTGGGCGCGGGCCACCGCGCCCCTTCCCCGGGGGGAGGCGGACCTGACGGACGTGGCCCCCTCGACCTGGGTCGACCCTGAGCCCCCGGCGACCCCCGGGTCCGGCTCCTTGCGCCAGCAGACCCTGGCCGGAGGACTCACCGTCGTCTTCGGGCTCCTGCTGCTGGCCGAGCTCATCCTCTGGCTCCAGCGGGAGGCCACGGGCGGCTTCTCGCTCGGCGGATGGCTGCGACGGCATTGGCCCGCCCTCGTGAGCCGCGCGCTCGCGCTGGTCCTGGTGGCCGGGGCGGCTGCGGGCGCGGCCCACACGGTACCCTCGGATCTGAACGAGCTGTGGGTGCTCCTGGACCGTTCCGACAGCGTCGACCGCTCGTTGCGCGAGGAGGCCTGGCGCTGGGCCGGCCGCCTCAAGGCCGAGGCGGGCGAGCGGCGGCTGGGCGTGGTGCTCTTCGGCGTGCAGCCAGCCCTGGAACACCCCCCCGACGACCCGGCCCGCCTCCCCCCCACGCCCCGGGCCTCCGTGGACGCGAGCGGAACGGATCTGGAGGCCGCCCTGCGCCTCGCAGCCGCTCGCCTGCACCCACCGGCGCGCCTGGTGGTGGCCACCGACGGCCACGCCACCCGCGGCGACGCGGGGCTGCTGCTGGAACGCCTGCGGGAACTGGGCACGCCCGTGGACGTGGTGCCCCTGGCCCGCGAGGCCCCCGCTGAGGTGGCCATCGACCAGCTTCGGGTGCGGCCCCAGACCGACCCCGGCGCGCCGTACCTCGTGCGGGTCTCCCTCCGCGCCGGGCAGCCCACCCCCGCCCGGCTGGTCCTGCGTGCGGCGGGCGTGCCCGTGGCCGAGCGCCAGGTCCGGGTACCGGCGGGGTCGTCGGCCTTCGACCTGACGGCCCGGGCACCCGATCTCCCCGGCGTGCTGCCCCTCGAGGTGACGGTGGAGGCCCCGGTGGATGATCGCCCGGAGAACAACCGGGCGGAAGCCGCCGTCCGAGTGGGGGAGCCCCCCCGCGTCGTGGTGGTGAGCGGGGGCGACCCGGTCACGGCCCCGCTGCTGCGCGCCCAGGGGCTGGAGCCGGCGGTGATGCGTCCGGAGGCGCTCCCGAGCGACCCTTCTTTCTGGGAGGCCCTGGGGGCGCTGGTGCTGGAGGACGTGCCCGCGACCGCCCTCACCCAGGTGCAGCGGCGCTCCGTAGAGCACCTGGTGCGGGACCTGGGCGGTGGGCTGCTGGTGGTGGGGGGGCCCCAGGCGTTCACGTCGGGAGGTTACCAGGGTACGGAGCTGGAGCGGCTGCTCCCCGTTTCGCTGCAGCTGCCCCAGGACCTCCTGGTCCCCCGGGTGGCCATGGTGCTGGTGATCGACCGCTCCGGCTCCATGGGCGAGCACCAGGGGCAACGGACCAAGCTGGATCTGGCCAAGCAGGCCAGCCTGAGCCTCTTCGACAACCTCTCCACCGACGACCTCCTGGGCATCCTCGCGTTCGACACCCAGGCCACGTGGGTGGTGCCGCTGAACCGGGTGGGCTCCGGAGGAGGCGTTCTCCAGCGCCTGGCCCGCATCAGTCCCAGCGGCGGCACCAACCTGGGGCCCGCGCTGGACGAGGCCATCACCGCCCTGGAGCCGGTTTCGGCGGTGGTGAAGCACGTCCTCATCCTGAGCGACGGCAAGTCCACCCCCGGGCCCTTCCTCCGCCGGGCCCGCGAGGCGGCCGCCGCCAGCATCAGCCTATCGACGGTGGCCATCGGTCGCGACGCCGACCGGGAGCTGCTGGCCTCCCTGGCCCAGGAAGGCGGCGGGCGGCACTACTACACCGACGACGTGGAGCGGCTGCCGGAGATCTTCCTGCGGGAGGTGCGGGCCGTGACCGCGCCCCAGGTGCTGGTGGGGCCTCACCCTGTGGCCGTACGGGAGCGTGAGCCCTTCCTCTCCGGCGCGCCGTCCCGCTTCGAACCCATCGAGCGGCTGAACGCGGCCAGCCCCCGGCCGGAGGCGACCCTCCAGCTGGCCACCGAGGCCGGGCGGCCCGTGCTGGCTTCGTGGTCCTACGGCCTGGGGAGGGTGGCCGCTTTCCTCTCGTACCCGGCCCCCGGCTGGGCGGGTGAGTGGGCGCACCTGCCGGCACTCTGGGCCCAGGTGGCCCGCTGGCTGCTGCCGTCGCCTACGGGCCTGCACGCGTCGTCCACCTTGGAGGTTGCGTCAGGTGCCGGCACCCTCACCGTGGACCTGCTGGACATGGAGGGGGGCTACGTCAACTTCGCTCCCCTGGAAGGCACCCTCCAGGCCCCCGATGGTTCCACCCGCCCTCTGGAGTTGGAGCAGGTGGCGCCCGGTCGCTACCGGGCCGCCTTCCCCGCCTCCCAGCCCGGCGCCTACCTGGTCACGGTGCGACGGACCGACCAGGGGCCGGCGGCGCCGGTCACGACCGCCTCTGCATGGGTCGCGGCGGCGCCGGAGCTGGAGCTCCACACCCGTCCGGCACCCCAGCTTTACGAGCTGGCCCGGGAGACGGGCGGGCGGGTGCTGAACCTGGACGACGACCTGGATCAGGTTTGGGAGGCCCTTGCCGGCGCCCAGACCAGGCGATCCCTGCGCCTGCCCCTGGTCCTGGCCGGCCTTGCCCTCTTCCTGGCGGACCTGTCCCTGCGGCTCGCCCGCATCCGCCGCCGCCAGCCAGCCTCCTGA
- a CDS encoding DUF58 domain-containing protein, with protein MAVTEQLIRQVERLRFLPSRALGARHPGERPSRHRGHGLEFVDYRPYGEGDELRYVDWNLAARLDRMYVKLFAAEESLRIVLLVDTSPSMALGRPAKLALARDLATLLGYLALFEGDRLYLGTLGGVRPGLLPVLSGRAAIPSLLAATGRLRVAPPSGLPLLEGLDVLLPSLPRRALVVVLSDLFADAPPEEVAGRFLRGGHAVVLLQVLAPDEVNPETSGALRLEDVEGQDRLEVWSDRRLLDGYRDAMAAWLVELRRASLRRGIRHHVVSSDRTLDEVLFHTLLPAGVVG; from the coding sequence ATGGCCGTCACCGAGCAGCTCATCCGGCAGGTAGAGCGTCTTCGCTTCCTTCCCTCGCGCGCCCTGGGCGCGCGCCACCCGGGCGAGCGACCGTCCCGCCACCGGGGCCACGGCCTGGAGTTCGTCGACTACCGGCCCTACGGCGAGGGCGACGAGCTTCGTTACGTGGACTGGAACCTGGCGGCCCGCCTGGACCGGATGTACGTGAAGCTCTTCGCCGCCGAGGAAAGCCTGCGCATCGTCCTGCTGGTGGACACGAGCCCCTCCATGGCCCTGGGCCGGCCGGCCAAGCTCGCCCTGGCCCGTGACCTCGCCACCCTCCTGGGGTACCTGGCCCTCTTCGAGGGCGACCGCCTCTACCTGGGAACCCTGGGTGGCGTGCGCCCCGGTCTCCTGCCGGTGCTCTCAGGGAGGGCGGCGATCCCGTCCCTGCTCGCGGCGACCGGGCGCCTCCGCGTCGCCCCCCCGTCCGGGCTCCCCCTCCTCGAGGGCCTGGACGTGCTCCTCCCTTCCCTGCCGCGCCGTGCCCTGGTGGTGGTCCTGAGCGACCTCTTCGCCGACGCCCCTCCCGAGGAGGTGGCCGGCCGCTTCTTGCGAGGCGGTCACGCGGTGGTCTTGCTGCAGGTGCTGGCACCCGATGAGGTGAACCCCGAGACCTCGGGCGCGCTTCGCCTCGAGGACGTGGAGGGCCAGGATCGCCTGGAGGTCTGGTCCGACCGGAGGCTCCTCGACGGGTACCGGGACGCCATGGCTGCGTGGCTGGTGGAGCTGCGCCGGGCCAGCCTCCGCCGTGGCATCCGCCACCACGTGGTTTCAAGCGACCGCACCCTGGACGAGGTGCTCTTCCATACGCTGCTCCCTGCGGGGGTGGTGGGGTGA
- a CDS encoding AAA family ATPase: protein MAEGLRQELGRVIVGHQAAVEEVLVALVAGGHVLLEGAPGLGKTLLVRTLSRLLGLSHSRIQFTPDLMPADITGTQILVQEHEERTFRFRPGPLFAHLVLADEINRATPKTQSALLEAMQERQVTVGGQVHPLPHPFFVLATQNPVEMEGTYPLPEAQVDRFFFKVRIDPPDPDALLEIVRRTTGPSVAEARPVLQGDDLSWLQERCRHVVVAPFVEDLAVRLVHLTHPSAAGSPEEVRRYVRYGASPRAAQALVVGAKALAFLSGSAHAGRDLVRRLVLPALRHRLILTFEAQAEGVDPDVLVTQLVERLGAASPRA from the coding sequence ATGGCCGAGGGCCTGCGCCAGGAGCTGGGCCGGGTCATCGTCGGGCACCAGGCGGCCGTCGAAGAGGTCCTGGTGGCCCTGGTGGCCGGCGGCCACGTCCTGCTGGAGGGAGCGCCCGGCCTCGGAAAGACCCTGCTGGTGCGGACCCTCTCCCGGCTCCTGGGGTTGAGCCACTCCCGCATCCAGTTCACCCCGGACCTGATGCCCGCCGACATCACCGGCACCCAGATCCTGGTCCAGGAGCACGAGGAGCGCACCTTCCGCTTCCGGCCCGGACCGCTCTTCGCCCATCTCGTGCTGGCCGACGAGATCAACCGGGCTACACCCAAGACCCAGTCGGCCCTGCTGGAGGCCATGCAGGAACGGCAAGTGACTGTGGGCGGCCAGGTCCACCCCTTGCCGCACCCCTTCTTCGTCCTGGCCACCCAGAACCCGGTGGAGATGGAGGGGACCTATCCCCTGCCCGAGGCTCAGGTGGACCGGTTCTTCTTCAAGGTGCGCATCGATCCGCCCGACCCCGATGCGCTGCTGGAGATCGTACGGAGGACCACGGGGCCCTCGGTGGCCGAAGCCCGGCCCGTCCTGCAGGGTGACGACCTGTCGTGGCTCCAGGAGCGCTGCCGCCACGTGGTGGTGGCGCCTTTCGTGGAGGATCTGGCGGTGCGCCTGGTCCACCTCACCCACCCTTCGGCTGCAGGCAGCCCGGAGGAAGTCCGTCGTTACGTGCGCTACGGCGCCTCCCCCCGCGCCGCCCAGGCGCTGGTGGTGGGGGCCAAGGCCCTGGCGTTCCTCTCCGGTTCGGCCCACGCGGGACGGGACCTGGTGCGCCGCCTGGTCCTTCCGGCCCTTCGTCACCGCCTGATCCTCACCTTTGAAGCCCAGGCCGAAGGGGTGGACCCCGACGTCCTGGTCACCCAGCTCGTGGAGCGGCTGGGTGCCGCCAGCCCGCGAGCGTAG